The segment TGCCACGATGTTGAAGAAGGGTTCGGACATACGGAAGCGGATCCGCCTTTTGCCGAATATGCTCATCAAAAATCACCGGTGCACCTTGAACAGATGCTGGGAATCGAAAAGGAATTTCAGGTAAAGGCAACGTACAATATTCTGGGGTGCGTATTTCAGCGGGTTCGGGAAAGAATTGAAAGCGACGCTCACTGCCTTGCGTTTCACTCATACAATCATGGGATCGATGATGAGATCCCTTTTCAGCTGGTGGAATGCAGGAAAATAGATTACAGGATCAAGGGATACAGGCCTCCCCAGTCAAAAATCACGGAAGGACTCAATGACTATCATCTCGCGTTTCATAATTTCGAGTGGCTTGCAAGCTCAGTGCGTTCACTGGGCTTTCGTGAACCGAAAATGATCAATCGATTGGTAAAATTGCCTGTCTTATTTGATGATTTTGCAATGTACAAAGAAGGAATGAGGTACGAAGACTGGGAGAAGGGAGCAATCCAGAAAATCAACGAAGCGAATTCTGCCATCTTTTGCCTTCATGATTGTTATGCTCATCAATGGCTCCCGTATTACAGGGGCTTTCTGGAAAAAATCTCAAAGCTGGGCAAATTGAAAACGTTGAATGAGGTCGCTGCTCAGGTTACTCTGAATAACGCGTGCTGAGGGTTAGGTGTTCATGGCCAAAATCGTGAGTGTCTACAACCGGGAAAAACCGGATTTTGTGCCGGTGGATATGTCTTATATCCGCTGGCTAAAAATTGCTGAACGATTGGCCGCGCTGGGTCATCAGGTCGACATCGCAACGATAGAACCGATTCCGGAAAAATCGCCGATCCTGATGGGCCCTAACCTCAGAAGGATTTCACTGAAAAACGTTCACTGGCAGGACTATGATGTCGTTAAAACTGTATTCCATCGCGGTTTTGAAACGCTGGAATTTTTTGGGGGGACCGGACATCCGTTTATCATTTCGAAGCTCGGATCGGTGGTCGCGTCTCACGATATGGAGGGTGTTTATTTTTACGGAGAGCTGAGAAAAGAACTCTATGAAACGCAACTGCGGATTCAAAAAACAAGCAGGTACGTGACACTCCTTTCGCCACAGGCGAAAGAATTGTGGCTTCGCTGCTTTCAATCCAATGGAAACATCTTGCTTGTTCCCGGCGCAGCAGACAAGCAGATTCCAGAATTCCGGAAGAACCCGTTTCCGGAGGAAGCGGGGATTCGATGCTTGTTCGCGGGAAACATATACACGCTGGACAGGCAACCGGAAGCGAATGCCGTTCTGGTTAGCAAGTTGAACGAATTGGGAAGAATTCTAAAGAGTGCCGGAGCTCAATTGTTCATGATCGGCGTGGGCGAGGTCAGGCTTCTGGATGCTGCATTTGTAAAATACTTGGGGAAAGTTCCTTATGAGGAAACGTGGGACTATCTGCGTTCTGCTGATGTCGGCGTGGTTGTTTCTTCGGGAAAATTTCATCAAAACAATGAAAGCAGTAAGATCTATCACTACCTAAGAGCAGGACTTCCTGTTGTGTCAGAGGCGGGATTCCCGAACGATTTTCTCATTCATGAATCGGGACTCGGATTTTCTGTTGAAAGCGGTAATATGGAACTGATGGCGGAAAAGGTCTTGGAAGCTGGGCGCACACCCTGGGACCGGCAATCTGCGATTCGTTATATTCTCGACAATCACACCTGGGAAAATCGCGTTCAAGTTTACAATAGACTTATTACAGAAGAGCTGGAACAGGTTTGATGGAAGAAAATTGCCGGATCACCGCCCTGATGCCTTTGAAAAATTACCATCTTCCCTACGTGCGAAAGGCCATCGAATCACTGCAGAAACAAAGTTCCCCGTTCTGGAAGCTTCTGATTATTGTGGAAGATCGTGATTATCCGCGGCTTTCCAGTCTCCTGCAAAATGAATTGGCCGACTCCCGCATTCGGATGATTCAAAACGAGGCGCGAAAACTGGCCGGAGCATTCAATACGGGAATGCGGCGCGCTGAAACCGTTTTTGTCGGGATTCTTCTTTCGGATGATATGTGGTCAACGGATGCTGTTGCTGTGTTGAACGCGAATATTGGTTCGCAACCCCACGCCGATTTTTTTCATTCTTCCAGGATGATTATCGATGAGGAGGATCGTCAGATCAGTTCTGTTTATTACAGTAAGGACCGTTTCAGCATTGAGGATTTTTTGCGGACTTCTCCTGTAAAACATCTTCTATGCTGGAGAGTCACAAAGGCGCTCTCTTTCGGCGGTATGGATGAAACATTGAACTCTGTGGGGCCCGACGATTACGATTTCCCCTGGCTGATGGCTGAAAACGGCGCGATCTTCGTGGCCATTAAGGAGTGTCTTTATCTGTACAGGGATCACCGCGATTCTTATCGTTTGACCACGCATCTTCCACTCAGTGTGCACGAAGAAGAGATTCGGAAAATCATGCGCAAACATGGAGCAAGTCCCTCCGCAATCGAAAAGAAAATCTCACGTGCCAGAGTGACTTATCTTCGCCAATGCCTCTATAAATCGAGATTCGAGAAATGGGTTAGAGAAACAAGCGGGGCCGGGTCACTACAGAATTACCGTGAGAAGTACAAATAAAAGATGCCTGATCTCCCCGGAATATCCATCATCGTTCCTGTTTATAACGGCGAAAAAACAATCGCAGAATGCCTCGAGTCCTTGCTTGCTCTTGATTTTCCCAAAGAAAGTTTTGAAATCATTTGCGTGGATAATGACTCAACCGACAAAACATCCGCCATTTTGCATCGTTACGGCGAACGAATTCGAATCTTGCATGAGAAAAAGAGAGGGCCGTCTGCCGCCAGAAATCGAGGCTTGCGGAATGCGACAGGTGACGTCATTGCGTTTACCGATGCCGATTGCACTGTGGCACAAGACTGGCTCCGGAACCTCATTCTTCCTTTAGAAAATTCGGACGCAGCAGTTGTGGGCGGACGGATTCTTTCAAAACAACCCTGCAACCATATCGAAAAATTCGGAGAGAACATTCATGATCACAGCAAGGCGATTGAGCTTTACCGGCCCCCTTATGCGATTACCATGAACTGGGCTTCGCGCGCTTCGATTCTCAGAGAGCTCGAGTTTTTTGATGAAAACCTGTTGCGCTGCGAAGATGTCGATCTCTCATACCGCTTGTTTCAAAAAGGGTATCGATTTGTCTTCAGTCCGGACGCAATCGTTTATCACAGGAATGAAGACAACTACTGGGGATTGACGCACGAAGGTTTCTTGCATGGATATTATTCCGTGCCGGTCTTGAAAAAACATGACTGGCTTCTTAAGCAGTTCGGTCATCGCAGGTGGAACAAACGTACGTATGTGGATCTGGCCTCGAGTTTCGTCGAGTCCATTCGCGGCAACGAGCGAAAGCGGTCGCGCTGCCAGCTGATGTTTAACTCCGGAAAGAAGGCGGGGAAGATCGTCGGATCCATCCGGTACCGCTACGTAGATCTATGACGGAAACGGCTGTCCGCTTATAATCTGACGTACGGCATTGCATGAACACACAGGAATTAATGCACAACCAGATGTTAGCGGAATCTCCGGAGACTAAGTCCTACCTGGATATTTACGGGCTCGTGATTGAATGCAAGACCACATCTATGAATCTCATGCCGGAATTGCTCCGGCCGTTTGTTTTCTTTGTGGCTTCAGAGAGCGAGCTTGTCCCGCGCACGACAAGAATAGTCATTGAAGAAATCGATCCTCCCTATGAAACTTTTCCGTCGTTACCGGCGGCCTTTTCAACTCCCCGGAACATTGTGTATCAGGATAGAGACCAAAAGATCATCGATTACTTCGGTAAAGGGGTTGTCGTTCAGAGTGAGCGCGATTCACATTTCCACATCTACGGTAGCGACCGCAATTTTCTGGTTGAAGCTTTTTATCTGTTGGTACTTTCGCTTCTCGGCCAGCATTGCGATCGGCAAGGGCTCTTGCGCATCCACGCTCTGGCCATGTCTTATAACGATCTTGCTGTGTTGATGCTTATGTCTCAAGGCGGCGGCAAGTCCACCATGGCCCGCGCCCTGATCGAAGAACTGGAGTTTCGCTATATCTCCGATGATGATCCGATTTTGGATCAGCACGGCCGAATCCTTCCATTTCCAAGACCGATTGGAGTCTTGAATCGGGAATTAATTGAAGAAATTCCCGAGCAGTATGTGTACAAGGTGAACCGCATGGAATTTGGATGGAAATATTACATCGATTGCGAATACTGGAAAGACAAAACGGAAACCAGAAAGCTGACAGAATCAATACTTCTGGTGGGACGGAGAGTTTTAAATGGTGCACCCAGCATTGTGAAATATTCCAAAATGAAAACATTTGGAGTCTTGATCCGCGATGCTGTGATCGGCGTGGGATTGTATCAGGGACTGGAATTTCTCTTAAGCCATTCTTCGTGGGATGCATTATCGAAAATACCTGTAGTGTTTCGGAGATTTCTACGCGCTCTGCGATTGATCCGCACGACAAGGACTTATCAATTCACTTTATCGGGGTGTTCCGGCGAAAATCTGCAGGTTTTGAAAGAATTCTTAACGAAATACAGCATTGCGCAAACAAAATAGAAAACTGGATCTGGTTTATGTTGGTACCTTGCCTCCGCATAATGGAGGGACGGCAATCGTCGGTTCGTTGCTCCTTCAGGGATTGGCAAATGCGGGACACACCATACGCGCAATTGCTCCCACTCTTCGAGTAGAAGCAATGGATACATTTGCCAATTCCCATCCGGAGCTGCGAATCACGAGAATTCATCTCCCTTATTTCGAAACATCTCCGGACATTCCGCCTCCCGAAGATTACCGGCAGCAGGAAGGAGAACAGATTCAGAAAGCCTTACACCGCATGATGTCTGAGCGCAGGCCCGATCTGATTCTCATTGGTAGAGAGACTTTTGCTTTGCATGTTCCCGATCTCGCTCAAAAGTATTCGGTGCCCTCTATCCTTCTAATTCAGGGAACAACAACTGCCGGGATTTTGAAGAAGACTATTCCGGAAGCCATGGCATCAAAATTTCTGGAACAATTCCAGAAGACGGACCTGATCATTGTCGTGGCAAAGCACCTTGCGGAAAAAATCCGCAACCTGGGATTGGTTCAAGCAATCGTAATTGAGAATGCCATCGATGTAGAAAGATTCTGTCCGGAAGCAAAGGATGAAATCTTGCTGCAACAGTTTAGGATTGCGAAACAACAGATCGTAATCGCTCATATTTCAAATCTAAAACCGCTCAAGCGTCCGTTTGATTTCGTCCATGCAGCCAAAAATGCGCTGGAACAGGATCCTTCACTGATTTTCCTGATCATCGGAGACGGCATATTACAGGAGTCGATAAAAACGGCCTGTCGCCAAATGAATCTTTTAAACCAATTTCGGTTTACAGGTTGGGTGGATTACGATCGTGTCCCTGATTTAATAAGGCTATCGGACATCGTTGTGATGCCCTCTGAGATGGAAGCGCGTGCGCTGGTCTTTTTGGAAACTCAGGCTTGTGGACGCGTTTTGATTGCGAGCGACATTCCCTCTGCCCGCGAGGTGATTCATGATGGGAAGACAGGTCTGCTTTTTCCCACAGGAGACGTGGATGTCCTTACAGGGAAAATCCTTTTTGCAGCAAGCAACGCGGAATTACGCTCACAAATCGCCCGAAACGCGCGTGAGGTTGCACTCAGCCGCCCTTTAAGTTCGTTCCTTCATGAATACGAAACCGCGATCCAAGGCGTCGTTCACAGACATCAACTCTCGCGATAGTGAACAAAAAAATTCTTCTCGGCTGCTATGAAGTTCCCGGTTACGGCGGGGCCAGCACGGCTGCGTACAGCCTGTTTGAGAAAATGCAAAAGGATGCTTATCAGGTTCACTATATGAATCTAATTGAAGAACAGGATGTGGATTATTACGGGTTCGCCCTAGGGCAGGATTTCGGCAATCCGAAACACCTGAAGAATGTCGAGACAGTCGTTCTCGGGAACCCGCTATATGGAGAACACCCGGAATTGACGCAACGGATCCAGGAGATTTCGCCTGATTTACTGATCGGAGCAGGGTTCATCGCTTCCCTGGTTATGAAGCGGGCAACACCGGAAAAGAAACTCGTGTTTGTCACAACAGGTTGCCAGCAAATGAAAGACTCCATTGTCAGGAGGAAAGCGAGAACGTTCGCTCACTTGAAAGAAAATCTTGAGTCAGCCCTGGGTCGTCCCGACATTTCCAGCCGTGAAGAAGAAGCAGCTGTAGACTCTTGCGATCTTATTGTCACACATTCTGAAATGACTTTATTTCTATATGAGAAATTTTTTCCATTTCATTCCGGCAAGATTTATTCCGAAGTGATCTGGTTTGCCGAATGGATCTATGAAGAAAGTCTGGAACACTTGCGTTTTGCAAAACCCTTTTCAGAAAGAGAGATCGACGTATTATTTATTTCCAGCTCCTGGAACAGACCGGAAAAAAACTATCAGTTTGTCCAGAAAATCGCGCGCAAACTAAAAAACGTGACCACCCACGTAGTTGGGGAAACTGAAGAAAATTCAATTCCGGCGGTTTTCCATGGCCTCTTAAGAAATCGCCAGGAGTTATTCGCCCTCATGGGAAATTCAAAAACGGTAGTTTGTCCCTCTTCGTTTGACGCCGCCCCCGGAATTTTGTTCGAAGCATCTGCTGTTCAATGCAATGTGGTTACCTCAAGAAATTGCGGCAACTGGCATCTCTGTAACGAGCTGCTTTTGGTCGACCCCTTTACGCCTGAGAACTTCGCGCAAAAGATTTCTCTCTCCCTCACCAGGAAATTCCCGGATAACATTGGCTGGTTTCTGGATAAGAACTCCTATCGAAACCTGCTGGAAACGATATCCGTTGTCGATTGATTAGCATGACTCATTTAACAATTTTGATGGATGCGTTTGATTCCGGTGACGAAATCCGAAATGGAATCCAAAGCGTCCTGGAACAGAAAGGCCTGAATTTCGAACTTCTGATCACAGGCGGCGAGGATACGGCTGCAATTGTGCAATCGTTTGGTGATCAACGGATTCGATTCCTTTCCTGCAAATTCATCACTCCGGCGCGCGCTTACAATTCCGCTCTGCAACAGAGCAATGCAGAATTTTTCGCTACTATGCATGCGCGAGTCATCCTCCTTCCTGGAGCGTTGGAAAAAATGCTCCATGAGTTTGAAGGAGAAACGGATTGTGGGAGCGTTCACTCTTACTATTTCCGGCTCGATGAGAAGGGAAATATCAACCGGGATCAATTCCGCAGGCAACGGGAACGTCTCATCGAATGGACCGGTGTCGATTCGGATTACTGGAAGGAATTTGTTGTTTATGGATCACGTGTAGCCGGATATTTTCGAATTTATCGATCCGAGGTGGTCCGGATGCTGGGCAACTTTCGTGAAGACACGAAACTCGATCCTGATCATGAAATGTATTTCAAGATCATGGCAGCACGGTTTCGAATTCGCGTAGTTCCCGAGCATCTCTACAGTTGGAGAGTTGATCCCAGGTGGTTTGACCGGGCACTCTCATTACTGAGTTGGGCCAGAAGAGCGGCCTATCTCCTGCGCCAGCCGAATCAGCCCCGCGGGTTGATTGTGATCCTCGCAACATTGTTTGCAGGGTTCTCTGTGGCAGCTGGACTTCAGGCGTTGGCAGACAAACACAAAAAGTCACAAAACACGCTGTCTTCACGCTTTCGAAGAATATGGAATTCACTTTTACAATTGTTGTATCGCAAAATTCTAGTTCGGCTCCCTGAGTGGCCCATCCCGGACACGCAAAACAACCTATCCCCCGATGCAAAGAAGCGAATCGCTTACTACATCTGGCATTTTCCTGTATTGAGTCAGACATTTGTGAATCGCGAACTCTCCGCCTTGACGAATTCCGGATTGTCCGTTCTCATCCTGGCCGATGAAGCGGAGGACACCATTCTTGCGGATGAAAACGCCAAAGCCCTGCTGACGCGCACACGGTATCTGCTTCCTCTGAAAATCAGAGAGCTTGGGAAATACAAAATGCGATTCTTCTTCAGAAACCCCGTTCGATATTTCAACTTGTTCTTTTTTGTCATTACACACCGGTTCAGCCCATTTAAGAATCTCTCACGTGACCAGGAAGTATTCTCGAAAGCCGTTTACCTGGCAGGGATTCTAAAAGAGGAAAAGATCAATCATATTCATTCACCCTGGACCGATCGCTGCGCATTTCTTTCGCTTTTAGCTTCAAAACTTCTGGGCATTTCTTATTCTGTTCAGTCGCGAGCGCACGAGGTTCATCGAAAAACTTATCTGTTCGGACTACGTGAGAATCTGGAAAATGCAAGTTTTGTTGTCACGAATTCTGAGTACAACCGTTCCTATTTACAATCGATTGTTCGGGAAAAGTCACAAAATCAAATCATCAAGATTTACAACGGCATCGATTTGAATCGCTTTGTCACAGTACGCGCGAAGGAAACGGAGCCGGAAATTTTCAAGGTGCTGAGCGTGTCCAGACTCATCGAACAAAAGGGACTCCTTTACCTGCTTAAGGCCTGCAAGATCCTGAAAGACCGCCGCATTCCGTTTCGATGCGAAATTGTTGGTGGACCCGAAGATGAACTGTTTATCAATTACGTTTTAGATCTGAGAAAAGCACACCGGAATTTGGAACTTCTTGATACTGTTCAATTCAGCGGGATTCTTCCGTTTGAAAAAGTGTTGCAGAAGTACGAAAGCGCGGATCTATTCGTTTTGCCAAGTGTAATAGGGACAGATGGGAGCAGAGACATCACTCCCAATGCATTGATTGAAGCCATGGCAATGCAACTCCCGGTGATTTCTACAACGGTCACGGCCATTCCCGAAATCATAGATCATGAGGTAAACGGTTTACTCGTTCCGCCAAATGATGAAATGGCTCTCGCTGATGCGATGATAAAACTGATGGAGAGTCCCGCCTTGAGAAAAGAGCTTGGTGAAAATGCCCGTAGGAAAGTGGAAAATTCGTTCGATATCGCAAAGAACGTTCGCCGCTATCTGGAGCTCTTCTCAAGCAACGGTGACTCGGATATTTCTAAACTGAAGAGTGACTCTTAGATGCCCCGAAAGACATTAGCCTATCCGAAAAAGATTCTCCTGGCGCTTGCAAGCCTGGTATTCACGCTGCTTGCCCTGGAAACTTACTTGCGAATCTTTCCAGATCACGACTTCCAGACAAACAATCCCTACCAGTACACCAGGAAAATCGGCAAATCGGCTTTTCAGCAGCCGTTTCATTCCATGAAGGAACTGTACCCACTTCAATTCGATAACCGGCATTACTATGAAAAAAGTGGCGGGATGATTCATTATAACTTCGATCAATTTGGAGCGCGATGGCTGCAGTCAAAAAGTCGTGATTCCAGCGGATTCAACGTTTTCGTTTTGGGAGATTCATTCACTCTCGGTTTCGGCCTTCGCTACGAAGATAGCTACATTTACAAGTTGCAGGATCAGTTAAGAAAACAGCAAATTCCCGTCAACTTCTGGAACTTTGCGGCACCCGGAGCTGAGTCCAGAAAATGTTTATCGATCTACAAAAAGTGCTCCCAACTCTTCGAACACGAACTCATACTTTATGGCCTCCATTTAAACGACCTGCTTGAGTTTCCTACGAGTCATGTAATCAGTCTCAACGTCTCCAAGAAATGGTGGTTCATTGCTGAACGGTCAAAACTTGTATACTTCCTCGCGAAGAAAAAAAGCGCCTATTTCGACAGGAAACGCAGGATTAAAAAACTACTTTCCCCGGCTGTTTTTCAAACGCCATACTTTCGGAGCAATTTACAAGCCATCCTCGACTTGGAAAAAGAAGCCAACAGTCACGGCAAGCACCTTCGAATCGTACTTCTTCCGATTCTGGTGGATGTGAGGAAGGATAGCTTCCGGCCGGTTTATAAAGCGATTATGGCAGAACTCACCACCCGTGGAGTTCAGTACTATGATTTGACGCACATTCCTCGGGAGCCTGATCATGCTTACTGGATCTTGCCTTTTGACCAGCATCCTAACGAGAAAGCAAACGCCATCTTCGCAAATCAGTTGACCTCGCTGTTGCTTCAGGATGCTGCAGTTAAAGAAGCATTGTCATTGTGAAAACTACCAGAGACAGAAAACAATAAGCCGCAAAAAGTTTTTTTTCAAAAATCCTCTCAGGTTCTTTGACTATGCTGTTTTTTTGAAAGGTTAAAACAGAAAACCAGATCAAGAATATCAGCAGCAGAGGAAGTACGAAGAACAAACGGAAATTATAGTTAATTCCCAGAAAGACAAAGGTGGCAAGCGTTATGAGTCCAAATGCAAAATACATAAAGATCAATATGGAATTGTTGTAATACCTGAAAGTTGGACGATAGAGGACCAATTGGTCCCCGAAATGGCGGAACTCCGCTAATCGTTTCGCAGTAACCAGCATCGCTCCGAAAGACCAGTAAGAGATGATTCCTGTCAAGGGCAAGTTGATCGAGCTCACAACTGCAAACCAGCCCAACAATAACCGGAGTGGATTGTTTATGGATTCACCCAGAACATCGATTAATGGCAAGTCTTTCGTTCTGATGGGAGGGATGTTATAGAAGACTCCGCCTATGATGAAGAATATACCCAGCACAATTGAAAATTCCGGGTTCAAAAAGATGTAGCTGAGTCCCATCGATACGGTCACGAGCAAGATTTCCAGGAAGACGAGTTTCCTAACAGAGACATTGCCTGTTGCCACAGAACGGAATTTTTTGTTGGGATGCCTTCTGTCAAATTCGGCATCCCATATTTCATTAATTACATAGTTTGCCGACGATACGAAGCATGCGAGTAGAACAGCGAAACTGTACTTCAATATCAGAGGGAGGGTTACAACGATGTCGTTCTGGGCAATTGCAACGATCATGCCGAGAACCATGAAAATATTTTTGAACCAGTGGTCAATCCTGGCAACTTTCAGGTAAGGCGCAACCTTTTTAAAGTATTCCAGAGGATTTGTGGCCTCCTCTCCGTCAATGATTGCCGCTTCATTTTCAATCGGAGGAAGGTCTTTACTTGCCATGCTTCTGGTTTCCCGGTGCTTCAGGAAGGGCTGCCCCATAGAGTTCCGTGACAAAATTCTCTGCCTTCATTCTTTTAATCAGCAGCCTTTGATCCTGTTTGATAAACTG is part of the bacterium genome and harbors:
- a CDS encoding glycosyltransferase → MAKIVSVYNREKPDFVPVDMSYIRWLKIAERLAALGHQVDIATIEPIPEKSPILMGPNLRRISLKNVHWQDYDVVKTVFHRGFETLEFFGGTGHPFIISKLGSVVASHDMEGVYFYGELRKELYETQLRIQKTSRYVTLLSPQAKELWLRCFQSNGNILLVPGAADKQIPEFRKNPFPEEAGIRCLFAGNIYTLDRQPEANAVLVSKLNELGRILKSAGAQLFMIGVGEVRLLDAAFVKYLGKVPYEETWDYLRSADVGVVVSSGKFHQNNESSKIYHYLRAGLPVVSEAGFPNDFLIHESGLGFSVESGNMELMAEKVLEAGRTPWDRQSAIRYILDNHTWENRVQVYNRLITEELEQV
- a CDS encoding glycosyltransferase translates to MEENCRITALMPLKNYHLPYVRKAIESLQKQSSPFWKLLIIVEDRDYPRLSSLLQNELADSRIRMIQNEARKLAGAFNTGMRRAETVFVGILLSDDMWSTDAVAVLNANIGSQPHADFFHSSRMIIDEEDRQISSVYYSKDRFSIEDFLRTSPVKHLLCWRVTKALSFGGMDETLNSVGPDDYDFPWLMAENGAIFVAIKECLYLYRDHRDSYRLTTHLPLSVHEEEIRKIMRKHGASPSAIEKKISRARVTYLRQCLYKSRFEKWVRETSGAGSLQNYREKYK
- a CDS encoding glycosyltransferase, giving the protein MPDLPGISIIVPVYNGEKTIAECLESLLALDFPKESFEIICVDNDSTDKTSAILHRYGERIRILHEKKRGPSAARNRGLRNATGDVIAFTDADCTVAQDWLRNLILPLENSDAAVVGGRILSKQPCNHIEKFGENIHDHSKAIELYRPPYAITMNWASRASILRELEFFDENLLRCEDVDLSYRLFQKGYRFVFSPDAIVYHRNEDNYWGLTHEGFLHGYYSVPVLKKHDWLLKQFGHRRWNKRTYVDLASSFVESIRGNERKRSRCQLMFNSGKKAGKIVGSIRYRYVDL
- a CDS encoding glycosyltransferase family 4 protein; translated protein: MRKQNRKLDLVYVGTLPPHNGGTAIVGSLLLQGLANAGHTIRAIAPTLRVEAMDTFANSHPELRITRIHLPYFETSPDIPPPEDYRQQEGEQIQKALHRMMSERRPDLILIGRETFALHVPDLAQKYSVPSILLIQGTTTAGILKKTIPEAMASKFLEQFQKTDLIIVVAKHLAEKIRNLGLVQAIVIENAIDVERFCPEAKDEILLQQFRIAKQQIVIAHISNLKPLKRPFDFVHAAKNALEQDPSLIFLIIGDGILQESIKTACRQMNLLNQFRFTGWVDYDRVPDLIRLSDIVVMPSEMEARALVFLETQACGRVLIASDIPSAREVIHDGKTGLLFPTGDVDVLTGKILFAASNAELRSQIARNAREVALSRPLSSFLHEYETAIQGVVHRHQLSR
- a CDS encoding glycosyltransferase, with product MNKKILLGCYEVPGYGGASTAAYSLFEKMQKDAYQVHYMNLIEEQDVDYYGFALGQDFGNPKHLKNVETVVLGNPLYGEHPELTQRIQEISPDLLIGAGFIASLVMKRATPEKKLVFVTTGCQQMKDSIVRRKARTFAHLKENLESALGRPDISSREEEAAVDSCDLIVTHSEMTLFLYEKFFPFHSGKIYSEVIWFAEWIYEESLEHLRFAKPFSEREIDVLFISSSWNRPEKNYQFVQKIARKLKNVTTHVVGETEENSIPAVFHGLLRNRQELFALMGNSKTVVCPSSFDAAPGILFEASAVQCNVVTSRNCGNWHLCNELLLVDPFTPENFAQKISLSLTRKFPDNIGWFLDKNSYRNLLETISVVD
- a CDS encoding glycosyltransferase, whose product is MTHLTILMDAFDSGDEIRNGIQSVLEQKGLNFELLITGGEDTAAIVQSFGDQRIRFLSCKFITPARAYNSALQQSNAEFFATMHARVILLPGALEKMLHEFEGETDCGSVHSYYFRLDEKGNINRDQFRRQRERLIEWTGVDSDYWKEFVVYGSRVAGYFRIYRSEVVRMLGNFREDTKLDPDHEMYFKIMAARFRIRVVPEHLYSWRVDPRWFDRALSLLSWARRAAYLLRQPNQPRGLIVILATLFAGFSVAAGLQALADKHKKSQNTLSSRFRRIWNSLLQLLYRKILVRLPEWPIPDTQNNLSPDAKKRIAYYIWHFPVLSQTFVNRELSALTNSGLSVLILADEAEDTILADENAKALLTRTRYLLPLKIRELGKYKMRFFFRNPVRYFNLFFFVITHRFSPFKNLSRDQEVFSKAVYLAGILKEEKINHIHSPWTDRCAFLSLLASKLLGISYSVQSRAHEVHRKTYLFGLRENLENASFVVTNSEYNRSYLQSIVREKSQNQIIKIYNGIDLNRFVTVRAKETEPEIFKVLSVSRLIEQKGLLYLLKACKILKDRRIPFRCEIVGGPEDELFINYVLDLRKAHRNLELLDTVQFSGILPFEKVLQKYESADLFVLPSVIGTDGSRDITPNALIEAMAMQLPVISTTVTAIPEIIDHEVNGLLVPPNDEMALADAMIKLMESPALRKELGENARRKVENSFDIAKNVRRYLELFSSNGDSDISKLKSDS
- a CDS encoding SGNH/GDSL hydrolase family protein, with product MPRKTLAYPKKILLALASLVFTLLALETYLRIFPDHDFQTNNPYQYTRKIGKSAFQQPFHSMKELYPLQFDNRHYYEKSGGMIHYNFDQFGARWLQSKSRDSSGFNVFVLGDSFTLGFGLRYEDSYIYKLQDQLRKQQIPVNFWNFAAPGAESRKCLSIYKKCSQLFEHELILYGLHLNDLLEFPTSHVISLNVSKKWWFIAERSKLVYFLAKKKSAYFDRKRRIKKLLSPAVFQTPYFRSNLQAILDLEKEANSHGKHLRIVLLPILVDVRKDSFRPVYKAIMAELTTRGVQYYDLTHIPREPDHAYWILPFDQHPNEKANAIFANQLTSLLLQDAAVKEALSL
- a CDS encoding UbiA family prenyltransferase; the encoded protein is MASKDLPPIENEAAIIDGEEATNPLEYFKKVAPYLKVARIDHWFKNIFMVLGMIVAIAQNDIVVTLPLILKYSFAVLLACFVSSANYVINEIWDAEFDRRHPNKKFRSVATGNVSVRKLVFLEILLVTVSMGLSYIFLNPEFSIVLGIFFIIGGVFYNIPPIRTKDLPLIDVLGESINNPLRLLLGWFAVVSSINLPLTGIISYWSFGAMLVTAKRLAEFRHFGDQLVLYRPTFRYYNNSILIFMYFAFGLITLATFVFLGINYNFRLFFVLPLLLIFLIWFSVLTFQKNSIVKEPERIFEKKLFAAYCFLSLVVFTMTMLL